From Hypanus sabinus isolate sHypSab1 chromosome 9, sHypSab1.hap1, whole genome shotgun sequence:
TATATAAATCATAGGAACATGTTAAACCCACTCATCTTAAGCTGGATCAGTCATTCAGTTGGAGAACTGCTAGTGTGTATCTTAAAAACATTTTACCTGCCTAAGTTCCATTGCCCCTTGTACAACTTTGTTTTAAGGTTATGCTTGCTTGTCTTGCACCTCTTCACAAAAGTACAGGAATATAAGGAGTAAGCTATTTAGCCCATCAATCACATTTCACCATTCAATGCAATTAAGGATGATCAATAACCTATCAGTTTAAACCTCCAATAACTTTGGTTAGCAAAAGATTACGTCACATCAAACAATGTCAATTAATCCATCAGATGAAAAGTTACAAAGTTTTAACTGCAAAGTTGTCTTTCCTGATATCACTTCTGACAGCTTAGACTTTCGATTGCAGAACATGCCTTTATAGCATTGTGAAACTAGTCAACTAGTTAAAATGATTTCTCGCCAGCTTTCATCAGATCTCCAAAATATCTTTAAAGATCCAATCAGATTACAATTAATCGAGGATTACAGCTTTTATTTGTACAATCCCTTCTTGTGATTGAATTCCAGGAGTGATTCTGATAAATCAACACAACAACCCTTCCAGGTTCAGGGTATACACATCTGCCCTAAGGTCTGGTGTCAGAATTGCACAAATGTAATCTAAACTTTATTGCAAATATATATGTGACATAATTTCCACCCTCTTAAAATTCAGTCCCCAGCATTAAAGATCTGAATTCCATTAACATTTCTCATTATTTTCTGTACTTGTCCATAATATTTTAATAGTCCTTATAAATGGATCTTGCACATCTACTGCTTCTAGTTTTTTTCAATGTTAAGAATGTATTCTGTTCTTTTTCTCCTTTTACACATACAGTAGGTGTCCACTTGCCTTTTGTCCTTtggttttcatttttttttcagttttaataCTTGCCATCATGTAATCAGTAAACATGTGTCTGTAGCTTTCTATCCTACCCTATAAGGATAGTGACTAGTTGTGGAATTCAATACACCAAAGTTCCTTGCAGTACATCTTAATGCCAATCTGCCAATATGACTGCCTGTTACCCTCCATCCCCAACCACACATCAAATTCTTAGCCAGCTCGATAATTTGCCTTCAATTTCATTTTTACCTCCTGGTGTCTTCTGCAGGATTTCATCAAATGCTTCTGGAAATCTATAAAAGTTATATCCATAGGCACTTTTTAAATCATTCTTCAAATGAAATACTATTGGGTTCTTCAGACATGACTTGCTTTTTTACAAGTTCATGCTGGCTCTCTCTAATCAGCTCCCATCAGGTGTTCAGTCACTCTGTTCTTAGTATTTTTTTCCTTGATTGTGGGATCACTGATTTCTTTCTCCCATCTTTTTTCAAATAACTGAGTTACAAGCACTTTTCCAATCTAAAGGAATGATTCTTCAAGTAAGAGGCCTTTGGAAGATTAAATCAAGAGCATTCTAgatttagccagctccatcatgggcataacCTTCCTGCCATCagagacatcttcaagaggcagcaaTAAACACCCTTACCAtctaggacatgtcctctttGTGTTACTatcaacaggaaggaggtatgggagcGTGAGGACACCCTCTCAGTGTTTTAAGAACAGCAACTTCTcctccaccagatttctgaatggtccttgaATCTATGAACATTACCTcgttatttgtcttttgcactatttatttattttgtaatttatagtaattttatatcctgcactgtattgctgtcacgaaataaatttcatgacatatgtcagtgataattaagctgattttgattctaaattCATGCAACGTCCTTAGTTTAACCATTTTACCTATAATCTAATCTGGATGATGAAAGTGACCTGAGGGTCTCAATAGCTCCTCCCCCTATTCAAACTCTGTTGGCTTGACTAAGTAGCCATTGAACGTGATGTAAACGTCAGTCTCATCACTGTAAACAGCACTTTCCCTGGTGCTTCGGTCCAGCCTGACCCACACCTCGTCTTTCAGCCGCAGTTCCAGCATGACACTCTGACTCTGCATGATGCTGCGGTCACTGGGCTGGGCGTACAGGATCACCACCTCCTCTGAGTTGTGCATTAGGTGGAGATAAGTCTCCTTGAAGTTCCAGGTGTGCACATTGAGGTTGAAATAGTAGATACCTGGGATGTAGCAGTAGAACCTTCCAGTGAACATACTGAAGTGCTGATAGAGATTCACAAACTCAGTGTCAAAGGTCAGCTGTGTCTGAAGCTCTTCACTCTCCATCCACTTCCTTCGGCCGACTGAAAATGCAGCATAATACTGTTTGCAGCTGTTCCCTGGAGTTCCTGGCAGTCCTTTGTTCCCTTTGGGACCAATAATGCCAGTGGAGCCTTTGGGTCCTTCTTTGCCTGTTTTtcctggcaatcccctctcaccttGCTCTCCTTTTGAACCTACAGAATAGAAATTAATGTTTTATTGTTAGCATTTTAACGCGGAGAGGGTTTAACCTTGCATGCATTTATACAGAATTTGAGGCATAAAGCAGGCCACACAAGACAGCAGGCgtattctcttttccatagatgctgcctgtcccgctgagttcctccagcattttgtgtgtgctgcctggTATATTCTGTGGTCATATTCACTTTATTTCATTATTGAATCAGCATAAGCTCTTACTCTGCTCGTGCTCATGCATTTACCAAGTGAATTCGCAGGGTAAGAGGGTTGTCTCATTGAGAGAGCACTATTTGGGACTACATTccttgagaggtgaccttattcaGATGCGAAGGGTAAATGTCAGATGTTTTCATTAGCGAGAGAGTCAGAAACAAGGAGACATAGCTACAAGACAGGAGGCAATCATTTAAAGCCAAGGTgctgagaaatttcttctctcggagagcagtggacttcaggaattcTCTCTCACTGATGATGGTGGTGGTCAGGCCATTAGATATATTTACAGATGAGATCAATAAATATTCAAATGATTGAAGAACTAAGGGTTATGGGAACTGGTACAGAAGCGGGGTCATCCAGGTTCATATTTAGTGGTAGGACAAGTTCAAAAGGCCTGGTGCCCCACTCTTGCTCTTATTTTCTGATGTGTGCATAGCTTCTTCTTAAGTGTATTAATGAAATAAAATCTTACATTAATATAGTACCTTTTACAGCCTTAACTGAACAACCAAGATGAGGTCCAAATAAGGATGTGAAAAACAATATATAAAGTATTTTTGAAGTGTGGTCACTGATGCCATGTACAAAACAGTCAGTTTGTGTTCAGCAAATTCCACAAGCACAAGGGTAATCATCAATAGAATATTAATTTTCCGTGCCGATGAGTATGGTACATATATATACCAGGCCACTGTGAATCTGGATTTTGAATTATACACGTCAGATTCCTCAGTGTTGTGGTAGATAAGCAGCCTGGACCACGTGCTCAGTTCTTAGCAGTGGAGCTTAGAACCTTGAGCCTCCTGTTCAGATGTAAAATGCTACCAATGAGTCATACTGACATCAAAGGGATCATTCCACATTTAGTCCCAGAGGTGAAACAAGGGATTTAGGAGAAAATTATAAATCTCACCTTTCAGTATTGTAATGTCTATCTTTGGCTTGATTTCGGGCAAGCGGTAGGTATGTTGTTCGCTTACAATGTCGTGAATTTGTGATAATCCACGTGGATAAGCAGGCTCCTCCATTGGTCCACAACATCGCACACATGAAGATGGGGACCTCTGCTTTTTAGAATGAATTCTTTTCGATAaactgacagaactcagcagagAAATAATCAGAGTAATGGGAGCCTTCATCCTTCAAAAGCAGTTTGAGCTGCACGCTTAAGagtataggaaaaaaaagtcaataATCGCTCTGTGCATTAGTAAATCTGGATAGAGTCACCAACCTAAAAATATTAGTTGATACAAATGATACTAGgggaaatatcaaaaaaaaatttaacAAAACCTTTCTTTCATTTAACACTAgttttaaagcaaaaaaaaaagttaagtAACATGCTGTTTGACTGATGGGTAAGAATCATCCAGTCAAGTAACTAACCTTTGTGGAAAGGCAGGGCAACAGAAGAATCAGCATATTTTGTAATCAATATAATGTGTGCGGGGGCTGGCTGGTTGCTGACACTGAGATGGAGTGAATATGTAGTTCAACCAAAGACAGCAAGGCTGCTCCAATCCAGAGAATGGAATCTCCTTTCAGTGCACAAGCATTTTCCCTGGATATCCACACCACCATGTGAGTACTTTCAGGATGAAGATTTAGATGGCCCAATCACCTCCTCAGACAAGAGATAAACTATCAGGCGATTATTAATAAATGTCTGCCATTCTGGTGATCCCATCATCCCACCTTAATTAAATGGATAAAATAATTAGATTATTCACATGCACAGCCATAAATAAAAAAGAATCTCAATTGTGAACCAAACAAGCATTTAACACCCTAGTGTAAAAGATTCAAAGGCCTACCCACTATTTTAAgctcacttggtttacttctttGTAGTGAGGGTTTTTCTGATTAAAAACTAAAGCACCTTTGTatatattaattttttttaatttagggaGTCAGCTCAGTACCAGGCCCTTCCAGTCCCatgagcccacaccacccaattacacccatgtaacctactaacccgtaggtcttcggaatgtgggaggaaaccagagcactggagAATGAccgcacagtcatggggagagcatcCTTATGTATGGCGGCAGGAATCAAACCTGTACTGCTGGAGCTGTATTTGCATCGTGCTATCCTTTACACTactgttgttgttcctttccacaccttgtggtaaatcaggtggcaaccttgcccTTTCTTTTGCATATGTCTGTTTTTCTCTGAGGCTGAGTTGCTGGCTCAATGCTCACCCCAGcagggatggaaagtgtgcaaggaaccGGCCAGATTCAAACCCAGACCTATTCagcttgaagtccagtgctgatgccaccacACCACATTTTACCCTACTGTGCCACCCCCTAAATACCTGAGTAGTATTCATGCTAAACCTTGGTTGTGATTGAAATCTCAGGCTAATTTGGCAGCACTGCTGCCTCAGGATCAGATAGTTGGGAGGTTAACCACCATTCTGGAGGACTGAGCTCAAAATCTAGGCTGAAGATGTGCTTCAAGATGAGAACAAAAATAAGGCCCCACCTATTCTCAAGAAGATCccatttcattattttgaaaAAAAGAGCAGAATAGATCTCGCAGTTCTGATCAATATTTATCTCTCAATCAACATTACTGAACACTAATTAACTACTGACTTGAGGAAGCTTGAAAACCACCACATTACCTACATTGCAACAATGACTAACTTTCAAAATGCATTTGATTATTTGTAATGTACAAATAGTGTGCCTAGAGATTCACttacaaggactctacaactcatgttctcagtatgacttacttacttttttatttattattggcctcttttgtacattggatgtttgtcaatCTTTATGATTTATAGCTTTTCACAATCTCTATTGCACTTCTTTATTTTcgtgtaaatgcctgcaagaaaatggatctcaaggtagaacatggtgacatataagcagtttgataataaatttactttgaactttgatcattgGGGCAATGATTTCAAAGGGACTCAACAGAAGACTTTCTTTTGATCTTTGTATAAGGCCAGTCTGTGTCAGATTACCAGCAAACATTTTGAGACCCAAAAACACTTGAGTAGCAGCTGTGCAACACAGTCTTGGTTATTATTGGAAAAATTGATTTAATGCTGCACGATTTCAAGATATGCATTGCTAGTGAAACAAAGTTGCAAAGTAGTCAGAACTTGAAGGATATATAATAAGTAACACCAAGTGATTGCAATGGGTTCGAATTATTGAATAGCTCAACAGCATGGTGAAAATTATCCTACTTTACAATCCACTCAGAGCTCAGTTTAAAAAGTCATATTTATAGTCTCTGCCCATTGATTGACTCTCATACCCTGGGGCCAAATGCTCTTTTCAGCTTTTGCCATTTACAAGCAAGGAGATTTATGGACACTTTCCTTTAAATGCCAAAATGTGAaattttttttgaaagatcacaAACTAATATCAGGAGGATAAGTGTTCCATTTTATTTCATGAAAAGAAAGGGCTGGTGTATGTTGACTATTCAGCAACATACTTTGTAAAATATTACCTTGTAAAAATAAAATCATAAAACATAGTGCACAAtccacaaaccccatttccagaaaagttgggatattttccaaaatgcaataaaaacaaaaatctgtgatatgttaattcacgtgaacctttatttaactgagaaaagtacaaagaaaagattttcaatagttttactgaccaacttaattgtattttgtaaatatacacaaatttagaatttgatggctgcaacacattcaacaaaagttgggacagaggcatgtttaccattgtgttacatcacctttccttttaataacactttttaatcattttggaactgaggatactaattgtagtagaattgcaattggaaattttgtccattcttgcttgatataagacttcagctgctcaacagtccgtggtctacgttgtctgattctcctcttcaggATGCCCCATAAATTTTCAATAGGAgttagatctggactggcagcaggccagtcaagcacacgcgctctgtgtctacaaagccacgctgttgtaccccgtgcagaatgtggtctggcattgtcctgctgaaataagcatggatgtcccgggaagagatgtcaccttgatggcaacatatgtctctctaaattcctaatatacgcctcagagtcaatggtaccttcacatacatgcaactcacccatgccgtgggcactgatgcacccccataccatcacagatgctggcttttgcaccttttgctgataacaatcaggatggtcattttcatctttggcacggagaactcgaagtccgttttttccgaaaactagctgaaatgtggactcatctgaccacagcacacggttccacagtctttcggtccatctgagatgagcttgggcccagagaactcgccagcatttctgcatagagttgatgtatggcttcctccttgcgtaatacagtttcaagttgcatttctggatgtagCGATGGACTgcgttaagtgacaatggttttctgaagtactcccgagtccaggtggctataattgtcacagtagcatgaaggtttcttaggcagtgccgcctgagggctccaagatcacgcgcattcaacaatggtttccgaccttgccctttatgcactgagatgtctctgaattctctgaatcttttcacaatattatgcactgtagatgttgaaagacctaaattctctgcaatcttgcattgggaaatgttccttttgaactgactaacaattctctcacgaattttggcacaaaggggtgagccatgacccatccttgcttgcaaagactgagcctttgatggacgctacttgtatacccagtcatgatacctcacctgctatcAATTagtctgcttaatgtggagtcttccaaaccggtgttacttgaatattctgtgcacttttcaatcttattttaactctgtcctaacttttgttgagtgtgttgcagccatcaaattctaaatttgtgtgtatttacaaaatacaattaagttggtcagtaaaactattgaaaatcatttctttgtacttttgtcagttaaataaagtttcacgtgaattaacatatcacagatttttgtttttattgcattttggaaaatatcccaacttttctggaaatggagaTTGTAAATAACTCTTCGTTAATCTGTTCAATGTCGACCTCATATTAGTTAATAATATTATCAATCATGATTATAAAATGGATGTCAATTTGTTGCATTATTAACATTATGCCCTGTCAACTCACTGTCTTCAAAACAAAAGTCAGCCATATCAACAGTGCTCTAATGAGTATCTATCACCTCTAGTTTCTCATCTTGAGTTCCTCTCACTCCACAGTCTCGATGCCCTTCCATTTCTGTCCTGACTCTTATCATTCTGCCTTTGATGTGAAGGCTCTGGAAATACCTTTCCAAAATCTCACTATTGTTCTTTCCTTCTTTTAAGGTGCCTTTTTCAACCAAATTTTAAGCCACTTGACCCAATTTTCTCTCTTAGCTTAGTAATTTTTTGTTGATTACTTTCCTGCAATAACCATGGAGAATTTTCACTATAATAagtacattgttattgttttgtgATGTGTAATAATTTCTAGAGTCAAAACAAATTTTACATAGTTCTACATATCTACAAATGCTTTAAGATGGAAAAGGGAAGCCAAATAGACAGACCAGAGATTATGTTATGTTATAACACAGAAATGAAAAGTGAATTAATCAGGATGATTGTCATCTTCCTTTTTGCCATCTGCCTAAGATCGCCTCATTCTTCAAGACATCTGTCAGTACTTCCCTCCTCCACTATGTGGCAACCCAAGTTTAGCATCAaggactaaccctaaccctaatgcatggTAAAAATGAAGGTCAGAATAGTCCCTAGAAGATCAGAGATGTAATCTATGTGAGgagccaaaagaggtgggggatatCTTAAGTGGATctcttgcatctgtatttacttgggaagtGGCAGCAAGAACATGGACTCTttatagagattacagaggaggaggcatTTGCTgtattgaggcaaattagggtagataaatccccagggcataacaaggtgttccctcagaccctacagAGCCAAGTAGAGGAACTGCTGTAGCAGAGATATTGAAATCTTCCTTggcaacaggtgaggtaccaaTTGATTGGAAGATAGATACATTACTATTGCACATCATTGCAAATTATTGCATGTTGGCAAATTATTATTATGTACTTTATTATTAATAAGTCTGAACACTGCTAAATGTGTTTTGAAATGTTGCTActgtaatgaaagaatttcccactcgggatcaataaaatatttattattattattaatgtgattccactgtttaagaaatgctttaaaaatagatcaggaaattataggccggtaacattgacatcagtagtgggaaagttattggaagatattctaagggaccaaaAATTCGAATAGACAtgtactgattagggatagtcagtatggctttgagCATGGTAGATCTAACtaatcttatagtttttttgaggaagttacctgaagagttgatgaaggcaaagttgtctacatggacttaggatggcatctgacaaggtcccacatgggagatggGTGAAAAGTTcctggggaacatgaggggaaacttcttcactaagagggttgtgagagtgtggaaagagcttccagtGCAAATGGTATCTGTAAGCTCCATCTCAAtatttaagataagtttggatagatacatggatggcaggggtatggagggctatgatatAGGTGTAGGTCAATGAGACTAAGCAGttgtttaaatggctcagcatggacctgtttctgtgatgtacttctctatgattcaATGACTCTATGAAGTCAATGGGCATTAAGGGAAAATGACTCCAATAGTCAGAGAGGTTACTTGCATGAAGGAAGATGTTGTAATTGTTGAAGTTTGTTCTGACTGGCCAGAAGCCATCATTTGTTTTCACAGATCATCCCAAACTGCTTTAAGAGCTACCAACATCAATTTATTACGGTACAGAAGCAAATCGGCTTTCAGCATGCAAAGAAATAAACTGGAAATCCACCAAGAGCTCCCATATTTCCCCACAAACTTGATGCAGGCCTTCAATCTGCAACATCTAACAATTTCTCCTCTCCACCCTTCCCCTACTGAGTTTCCCCAGCAGAATTTTTTTGTTGCttctgattccagcatctgcaaattaatATGCCCCCATGTTCTGTGAAGCTGGAGAACTGTGAGTAGTCAGTTCCTACATCAATCATATCACCCTCCCCCTGACTCTATCTGCctaactgggaaaaaaaaatctctaAACTCCTGCAGCAACAGAAAACAAGTTCGAGTCAGCTTCTAAGTATTAGCTAACGCAATTTCAGCTGCAATCAGCAATTAGAATGTGAAAAGGAAGGCAAGATTGGAAATGTCAATATCATCAGCCAACCAGAAACTTTGGATAATCAGCAATATTTCAGGAAGGTAAAGTATAGTGTGGTTAGCCCCAGGATACTTAGTGGCTGTGAGGTGTGAATGTTTCGCAAAAACCagacagaattaatgtttcattaGGAAGCTGTTTTGTGTTTATATACCTAGTACCAGACTAGGTTTCACCAAATTATTCAGAAGATTGGAAGGATTCTGGTGCCATGTTAGTTCAGAGGTTGGGAAAACACTGTAACAGTtcagggcatcggagttcagagttcaattccagtggcTTCTGTAAGAGGTTTTGTGCATCCTTTCTGTGAGCACATGGGGTTTctccggatgctccggtttcctactGCAGACAAGACGAATCCGaaggttggttaattggtcattgtaaattgtcctgtgatcagaaTTGGGGTTAAATAGATAGTCACTGCGATTCTATCAGGGTGAATAAAATagatatgccaccatatacaaccctgagatttgttttcttgtggtagACTTTTCTCAAATGCTGTCAATAACATTCCTTCCATTACTCTTTCAGGCAATATATTCCAGGTACTCAACACTAACTAGGTGAAGAAATGTGCCTTCTAAATCTCTTTACACATAACCTAAATTTGTATCCTTTAATTTTATTCACCTTGATATGGGGAATAGTTTCCTAAAgtctaccttatctatacccttcattatTTTAGATACCTCTCTTATCTTCCTCTACTCCCACAGGAAAAAGAGACACAGCCTCTTCTCACATCTAACATACCTCATCGCAGGCAAAATCCTGCTAAATATCCTCagcactctctccagtgctaTCACATCTTTACCGTAGCTTGATAATATGAGCTGTACACAAGTACTCTAGCCTAAGTCAGACCAATGTTTATAAAACTGGAAGATAgtctccctgctcttatattcaatgTCCTGACTAATGAATGCCTGTATGCCATATGCCAtctaccttcttaaccacataatTTTCCTGCACTGTCACCTTCT
This genomic window contains:
- the LOC132398978 gene encoding complement C1q tumor necrosis factor-related protein 1-like, with amino-acid sequence MEEPAYPRGLSQIHDIVSEQHTYRLPEIKPKIDITILKGSKGEQGERGLPGKTGKEGPKGSTGIIGPKGNKGLPGTPGNSCKQYYAAFSVGRRKWMESEELQTQLTFDTEFVNLYQHFSMFTGRFYCYIPGIYYFNLNVHTWNFKETYLHLMHNSEEVVILYAQPSDRSIMQSQSVMLELRLKDEVWVRLDRSTRESAVYSDETDVYITFNGYLVKPTEFE